From Garra rufa unplaced genomic scaffold, GarRuf1.0 hap1_unplaced_636, whole genome shotgun sequence:
tatgagatacaaagtcaaaatcatgacttgaaaaaatcataattatgagaaacaaagtcgaaattatgacttaaaaagtcgaaattatgagatacaaagtcgaaattatgacttaaagtcaaaattatgagatacaaagtcaaaattgacttaaaaaaaatcaaaattatgagatagtcaaaattatgacttgaaaaaaaatcataattatgagatacaaagtcgaaattatgatacaaaatgtaaataatgacttaaaaagtagaaattatgagatagtcgaaattatgacttaaaaagtcgaagtTATGAGAtacaaaatcgaaattatgacttaaaaagtagaaattatgagatagtcgaaattatgatacaaaatcgaaattatgacttaaaaagtagaaattatgacaaaaaaatcataattatgagttacaaagtcgaaattatgacttaaatcgaaattatgagatagtcaaaattatgacttaaaacataattatgagattaaaaactcgaaattatgactttaaaagtcataaaataacctaaaatttaaataaaaatggtgAAAACAAAATTCAATTTATTTAAGAGTTTGACCAATTTAgtgaaaaaacaaaactgaactaaagcaaaaattgaaataaaaaaaagaaaaactaattaGTAAGACATTATGAAAATAGGCAATTTTTTCCCACGcaactggcagattattttgcttgtttaaagcaaaaacacacttaattttgacttgttttttctgaaaacgacaatatttttttacacgtctaggaaatccttcttgatttaagaatttgtagatattttggctggaaacaagacaaaaaatctaagtaagaaaagcattttttgcagagtAAATAATACTAAACTAGCACTAATGATATGAATGACCAATAAATGATATGTTTGTGACAGGTTTGATAATGAAGGAAGTGAGGTGTATCTCCAGCACTCACCATGTCCAGCATCTTGCTGGTTTCTGATTGGTCGGGTGCACTGGGGACCGTTACTGCCATTGGAGCTCGAGCTCGATTTAGTGTCCCGATAGACGCCGTCTTCACTCCAGGAACTGAAACGCAGAGGAACATGCTATGAGTTCCCAACACCAACCACAGTGTTGTTTTGCTATGTATGTTTGTTTGATTCATGAATGTACCTGGTTGTGCCAGCAGTGGGGTGCTGGGTAAAGCGGTCTCATAGGTGGGCGGGTTATGGGCGGAAACGGTGACGGTTGGAACAGCGAAGCTCTTGAGCGGGTGTGTGGGCCGGACGTGTGCCGTGGGTGGGTTTATGCTCGCTGGCTCTTCCTCTTTGATCACCGCCTCTGTCTTCTGGAGCTCAGCTGTAGTGCTGGGCTGACTGGGGGCAACCGGAGGTTCAGGTGCAGGGGGCTGATTCCGCACAGATTCTACAAAGAAAATACATACAacattactatattactatactatatatacagttttattttaatgctttttctTAAAATgctactacacacacacacatatatatatatatatatatacattatatatatatatatatatatatatatatatatatatatatatatatatatacacacatatacatatatatatacatatatatacacatatgtgaccctggaccacaaaaccagtcataaggttaaattttacaaaactgagatatatacatcatatgaaagctcaataaataagctttctattgatgtatggtttgttaggataggacaatattttgccgagatacatctatttgaaaatctggaatctaagggtgcaaaaaaatcaaaatact
This genomic window contains:
- the LOC141317285 gene encoding neogenin-like codes for the protein SVRNQPPAPEPPVAPSQPSTTAELQKTEAVIKEEEPASINPPTAHVRPTHPLKSFAVPTVTVSAHNPPTYETALPSTPLLAQPVPGVKTASIGTLNRARAPMAVTVPSAPDQSETSKMLDMTYETDELSEEMAHLEGLMKDLNAITTG